The following proteins come from a genomic window of Gottfriedia acidiceleris:
- a CDS encoding HU family DNA-binding protein, whose product MNKTDLINAVAEAGELTKKQATLAVDAVFESILGALQNGDKVQLIGFGNFEVRERAARKGRNPQTGEEIEIAASKVPAFKPGKALKDAVK is encoded by the coding sequence ATGAACAAAACAGATTTAATCAATGCAGTTGCTGAAGCTGGTGAATTAACTAAAAAACAAGCTACTTTAGCAGTAGACGCTGTATTCGAATCAATTCTTGGTGCGTTACAAAACGGGGATAAAGTACAATTAATCGGATTTGGTAACTTTGAAGTTCGTGAGCGTGCAGCTCGTAAAGGACGTAATCCACAAACTGGCGAGGAAATCGAAATCGCAGCTAGTAAAGTTCCAGCTTTCAAACCTGGTAAAGCGCTTAAGGATGCAGTAAAATAA
- the folE gene encoding GTP cyclohydrolase I FolE produces the protein MNEVNLEKIEQAVRLILEAIGDDPNREGIYETPKRVAKMYAEVFSGMRQDEKAHLHKVFGEDHEELVLVKDIPFHSMCEHHLLPFYGVAHVAYIPRNGRVTGLSKLARTVETVAKRPQLQERITASVVDAIMDVLQPHGAMVVVEAEHMCMSMRGVRKPGSKTVTTAVRGSLKEDVQGRNEILAMIHSTK, from the coding sequence ATGAATGAAGTTAATTTAGAAAAAATTGAACAAGCGGTTCGTCTAATTCTTGAAGCTATCGGTGATGATCCAAATAGAGAAGGAATTTACGAAACGCCAAAACGAGTTGCGAAAATGTATGCTGAAGTATTCTCGGGTATGCGCCAAGATGAAAAAGCTCATTTACATAAAGTATTTGGTGAAGATCATGAAGAATTAGTTCTTGTTAAAGATATTCCATTCCATTCAATGTGCGAGCATCATCTATTACCTTTTTACGGAGTTGCACATGTAGCTTACATTCCTAGAAATGGTAGAGTAACTGGTTTAAGTAAATTAGCACGTACTGTAGAAACAGTAGCTAAAAGACCTCAGTTACAAGAGCGTATTACTGCCTCAGTAGTTGATGCAATTATGGACGTACTACAACCACATGGAGCAATGGTTGTTGTAGAAGCAGAACATATGTGTATGTCTATGCGTGGAGTAAGAAAACCAGGCTCAAAAACTGTTACGACTGCTGTTCGTGGCTCACTTAAAGAGGATGTGCAAGGAAGAAATGAAATTCTTGCAATGATTCATTCAACTAAATAG
- a CDS encoding heptaprenyl diphosphate synthase component 1, whose amino-acid sequence MNSIHELKNEVITQILHTIRHPYLNQHLQAPTIDDVKVTLLINLLKEHNFSSDKIVHYCKALMIHQIALDTHEKVSTFEGTPMDREKKQLTVLEGDLYSGLYYDALSKTGEIGLIRELSYAVKEMNEEKINLVHEQFGSLEELFNCITVIESTILVHFAKFISAEESIKHIEQECLRSRLKKEFEQSSVENCSDFISQFQRIMGIVDLAKTKEELSKIIQLQN is encoded by the coding sequence ATGAATAGTATTCACGAGTTAAAAAATGAAGTAATCACTCAAATCTTACATACGATTAGACACCCATATTTAAATCAACATCTTCAAGCACCGACAATTGATGATGTAAAGGTTACTTTATTAATAAATTTATTAAAAGAACACAATTTTTCGAGTGATAAAATTGTACATTACTGTAAAGCCTTGATGATTCATCAAATTGCATTAGATACACATGAAAAGGTATCCACATTTGAAGGTACACCAATGGATCGTGAAAAGAAACAATTAACCGTTTTAGAAGGTGATTTATATAGTGGACTATATTACGATGCGCTATCTAAAACTGGGGAAATTGGGCTAATACGAGAACTATCATATGCTGTTAAAGAAATGAATGAAGAGAAGATCAATCTAGTTCACGAACAATTTGGTTCTTTAGAAGAACTTTTCAACTGCATAACTGTAATCGAATCAACTATACTAGTACATTTTGCAAAATTTATATCAGCTGAAGAATCAATAAAGCATATTGAGCAAGAATGTTTAAGATCAAGACTGAAAAAAGAATTCGAACAATCATCAGTTGAAAACTGCTCTGATTTTATTTCACAATTTCAAAGAATAATGGGAATTGTTGATTTAGCTAAAACAAAAGAAGAATTATCAAAAATAATACAATTACAAAATTAA
- a CDS encoding demethylmenaquinone methyltransferase, translated as MTQSKEERVHDVFEKIYNKYDTMNGIISFRRHIAWRKQTMKIMNVQKGMKALDVCCGTGEWTIALANTVGKDGEVVGLDFSKNMLSIGEEKVKNMHLDQVKLIHGNAMELPFEDNYFDVVTIGFGLRNVPDYYQVLKEMTRVVKPGGIVVCLETSQPTAFGIRHVYKAYFKYIMPIFGKIFAKSFKEYSWLQESASTFPGMNELANLFKKAGLEKIKIKPYTFGVAAMHLGVKPKS; from the coding sequence ATGACTCAATCAAAAGAAGAACGCGTACATGACGTGTTTGAAAAGATTTACAATAAATATGATACAATGAATGGTATTATTAGTTTTAGACGACATATTGCTTGGCGCAAACAAACTATGAAAATTATGAATGTTCAAAAAGGTATGAAAGCGCTTGATGTATGCTGTGGTACTGGTGAATGGACAATTGCACTTGCAAATACAGTTGGAAAAGATGGAGAAGTAGTAGGATTAGACTTTAGTAAAAATATGCTATCTATCGGTGAAGAAAAAGTTAAGAATATGCATTTAGACCAAGTAAAATTAATTCATGGAAATGCTATGGAGTTGCCATTTGAGGACAACTATTTTGATGTTGTAACAATTGGATTTGGTTTAAGAAATGTTCCAGATTATTATCAAGTGTTGAAGGAAATGACAAGAGTCGTTAAGCCTGGAGGTATTGTTGTCTGTTTAGAAACATCACAACCGACTGCATTTGGTATTAGACATGTGTATAAAGCGTATTTTAAATACATCATGCCGATTTTTGGGAAAATATTTGCTAAAAGCTTTAAAGAATATTCTTGGCTGCAAGAAAGTGCAAGCACGTTTCCAGGTATGAATGAACTTGCAAATCTTTTCAAAAAAGCAGGGTTAGAAAAAATAAAAATTAAACCTTATACTTTTGGTGTAGCAGCAATGCATTTAGGTGTTAAACCAAAAAGCTAG
- the hepT gene encoding heptaprenyl diphosphate synthase component II gives MKVKWKYSYLKKDISEIESTLHKVVNSSQPILKNASVQLLESGGKRIRPVFVLLSAKFGQYNLQSIKNVAATLEIIHMASLVHDDVIDEASLRRGKPTINSTYNDRVAMYAGDFLFAKALECMSEIEIPLAHQKLSETILEICLGEIEQIKDKYNFDQNLKCYLRRIKRKTALLISASCEIGAIASGASPAFQKCLKDYGYYLGMSFQIMDDILDFTASEKELGKPSGSDLIQGNITLPVLFAMNDLALKEKIESVYEGIDPETVKPLINQIRKSTYIKAARNVSEAYLQKSLNSISSLPNSEAKEMLILIAKNIGNRKN, from the coding sequence ATGAAGGTTAAATGGAAATATTCTTATTTAAAAAAGGACATTAGTGAGATTGAAAGCACGCTTCATAAAGTAGTCAATTCTTCACAACCAATTTTGAAAAATGCTTCTGTACAGTTGCTTGAATCTGGTGGGAAAAGAATTAGACCAGTTTTTGTATTGCTTAGTGCTAAATTTGGACAATATAACCTTCAATCGATTAAAAATGTAGCAGCTACGTTGGAAATCATACATATGGCATCTTTAGTTCATGATGATGTAATTGATGAAGCAAGTTTACGAAGAGGTAAACCGACAATCAATTCAACATATAATGATCGTGTTGCTATGTATGCAGGGGATTTTTTATTTGCAAAAGCATTGGAATGTATGTCAGAAATCGAAATCCCATTGGCCCATCAAAAATTATCTGAGACTATTTTAGAGATCTGTTTAGGTGAGATTGAACAAATAAAAGATAAATATAATTTTGACCAAAATTTAAAATGTTATTTAAGAAGAATTAAACGAAAAACTGCTCTTTTAATTTCAGCGAGTTGTGAAATTGGTGCAATTGCATCAGGTGCCTCTCCAGCATTTCAAAAGTGTTTAAAAGATTACGGATACTATTTAGGTATGTCCTTTCAAATTATGGACGATATTCTTGATTTTACGGCTTCTGAGAAGGAATTAGGGAAACCATCAGGTAGCGACTTAATTCAAGGTAATATTACACTACCTGTCTTGTTTGCGATGAATGATTTAGCACTTAAAGAGAAAATTGAATCTGTTTATGAAGGAATCGATCCGGAAACTGTAAAACCTCTTATAAATCAAATTCGTAAAAGTACATATATTAAAGCAGCAAGAAATGTTAGTGAAGCATATTTACAAAAATCTTTAAACAGTATCAGTAGCCTTCCTAATAGTGAAGCAAAGGAAATGTTAATATTAATTGCTAAAAATATTGGAAATCGAAAAAACTAG
- the ndk gene encoding nucleoside-diphosphate kinase translates to MERTYLMVKPDGVQRNLIGEIVSRFEKKGFQLVGAKLMQVSKEQAETHYAEHKERPFFGELVDFITSSPVFAMVWEGENVIATARQMMGATNPKDSAPGTIRGEYAATVGKNIIHGSDSPASAEREIGIFFNQNELVEYSKLIKEWVY, encoded by the coding sequence ATGGAAAGAACTTATTTAATGGTAAAACCTGATGGTGTACAACGTAACTTAATTGGTGAAATCGTTTCTCGTTTCGAAAAAAAGGGTTTCCAATTAGTTGGAGCTAAGTTAATGCAAGTGAGTAAAGAACAAGCTGAAACTCACTACGCTGAGCACAAAGAACGTCCTTTCTTTGGTGAGTTAGTAGACTTCATCACTTCAAGCCCAGTATTCGCTATGGTTTGGGAAGGCGAAAATGTAATCGCTACCGCTCGTCAAATGATGGGAGCAACAAACCCAAAAGATTCAGCACCAGGAACAATCCGTGGTGAGTATGCTGCAACTGTAGGCAAAAACATTATTCATGGTTCAGATTCACCTGCTAGTGCAGAACGTGAAATCGGAATTTTCTTCAATCAAAATGAATTAGTTGAATACTCTAAGCTTATTAAAGAGTGGGTATACTAA
- the aroC gene encoding chorismate synthase, translating to MRYLTAGESHGPQLTTIIEGVPAGLPILAEEINIELRRRQGGYGRGRRMQIEKDTAQITSGVRHGYTLGSPIALVVENNDFKHWTNIMGPEPLDNLEYEGKRSITKPRPGHADLNGAIKYGFRDVRNVLERSSARETTVRVAAGAVAKKLLSELGITIASHVIEIGGVKAKNLDYKNVEDLHNRAENSEVRCIDADATENMKSLIDDAKQKGDSVGGIVEVVVEGMPAGVGSYVHFDRKLDSKIAGAIVSINAFKGVEFGIGFEAGSLPGSEVHDEIAYSEEQGYYRLSNRAGGFEGGMTTGMPIVVRAVMKPIPTLYKPLKSVDIETKEVYEASIERSDSCAVPAASVVAEHIVAWEVAKAIIEQFESDQLERLKRNIEDFREYARNF from the coding sequence ATGCGTTATTTAACGGCTGGTGAATCACATGGTCCACAATTAACTACAATTATTGAAGGCGTTCCAGCAGGCTTACCTATATTAGCAGAAGAAATAAATATTGAACTTCGTAGACGTCAAGGTGGATATGGTAGAGGGCGAAGAATGCAAATAGAAAAGGATACTGCTCAAATTACTAGCGGTGTTCGACATGGTTATACATTAGGCTCACCTATCGCATTGGTTGTTGAAAATAACGACTTTAAACATTGGACTAATATTATGGGTCCTGAACCTTTGGACAATCTAGAATACGAAGGAAAAAGAAGCATTACAAAACCACGACCAGGGCATGCAGATTTAAATGGAGCTATAAAATATGGTTTTAGAGATGTAAGGAATGTTTTAGAGCGATCTTCAGCTCGTGAAACGACAGTACGTGTTGCAGCTGGAGCGGTGGCAAAAAAATTGTTGAGTGAGCTAGGAATCACAATTGCAAGCCATGTTATAGAAATTGGTGGGGTTAAAGCAAAAAATCTAGACTATAAAAATGTAGAAGACTTACATAATCGTGCTGAAAACTCAGAAGTAAGATGTATAGACGCTGACGCTACAGAAAATATGAAATCATTAATTGATGATGCAAAACAAAAAGGAGATTCAGTTGGTGGGATTGTAGAAGTTGTTGTTGAAGGTATGCCAGCTGGTGTTGGTAGCTACGTTCATTTTGACAGAAAGCTAGACTCAAAAATTGCTGGTGCAATCGTAAGCATTAACGCCTTTAAAGGTGTAGAATTCGGCATCGGGTTTGAAGCTGGCTCCTTACCAGGTAGTGAAGTTCATGATGAGATTGCATATTCAGAAGAACAAGGCTACTACCGATTATCGAACCGTGCTGGCGGTTTTGAGGGCGGTATGACAACAGGTATGCCAATTGTCGTTCGAGCAGTAATGAAGCCCATCCCAACGCTTTACAAGCCGTTAAAGAGCGTTGATATTGAAACAAAGGAAGTTTATGAAGCAAGTATCGAACGTTCTGATAGCTGTGCTGTTCCTGCAGCAAGTGTCGTAGCAGAGCATATTGTTGCTTGGGAAGTTGCAAAAGCAATTATTGAACAATTTGAATCAGATCAACTTGAGCGTTTAAAACGTAATATTGAAGATTTCCGTGAGTATGCGAGGAATTTTTAA
- the aroB gene encoding 3-dehydroquinate synthase: protein MNVITVNTSSKQYDVCIGFGVLSELQSKLDCLVPKVSKILIITDDQVAPLYLEKVLLNCSKTNKVEHFIIPHGEKSKSFEIYENCLTYCFDVQLDRNSLIIALGGGVVGDLAGFVAATYMRGIRFIQLPTTLLAHDSAIGGKVAINLPKAKNIVGAFYQPELVLYELSFLTTLPIEEWRSGFAEISKEAMISSHDNLNWLMDHILSLEELDDELVEKCVTMGISVKNEIVSKDERETGERAFLNLGHTLGHAIEAYLGYAKTTHGEAIAFGTLFSIYLSEQFFQVDLKFNEILNWYNRLNYPVYSNLELEPIINLMKQDKKNIDLKIKYIILKSFGNPVICELEEDFIRENLDCFLKQIIS from the coding sequence ATGAATGTGATAACTGTAAATACAAGCTCTAAACAATACGATGTTTGTATAGGGTTTGGAGTATTGAGTGAACTGCAGTCAAAGTTGGACTGTTTAGTTCCTAAAGTTTCCAAAATACTAATCATTACAGATGATCAAGTTGCACCACTTTATTTAGAAAAAGTACTACTAAATTGTAGTAAAACAAATAAAGTTGAACACTTTATCATTCCACATGGTGAAAAAAGTAAGAGTTTTGAAATATACGAAAATTGTTTAACTTATTGTTTTGATGTCCAATTAGATCGTAATAGTTTAATAATTGCTTTAGGTGGGGGAGTAGTTGGTGATTTAGCGGGATTTGTTGCTGCTACTTATATGCGTGGTATTCGTTTTATCCAATTACCTACTACTTTACTAGCCCACGATAGTGCTATAGGTGGTAAAGTAGCTATAAACCTTCCAAAAGCTAAAAATATAGTTGGCGCATTTTATCAGCCGGAATTGGTATTGTATGAATTAAGCTTTTTAACAACCTTGCCAATAGAGGAATGGAGATCAGGTTTTGCTGAAATTAGTAAGGAAGCTATGATTTCTTCTCATGATAATTTGAATTGGTTAATGGATCATATTCTATCACTTGAAGAGTTAGATGATGAGTTAGTTGAAAAATGTGTGACAATGGGTATAAGTGTAAAAAATGAAATTGTATCCAAGGACGAAAGAGAAACTGGTGAAAGAGCATTTTTAAACTTAGGTCATACACTTGGGCATGCAATTGAAGCTTATTTAGGTTATGCTAAAACAACTCATGGTGAGGCTATTGCATTTGGAACTTTATTTTCAATCTATTTAAGTGAACAGTTCTTTCAGGTTGACTTAAAATTTAATGAGATATTAAATTGGTATAATCGATTGAATTATCCTGTTTATTCAAATTTAGAATTAGAACCAATTATAAATCTAATGAAACAAGATAAGAAAAATATCGATTTGAAAATAAAATATATAATATTGAAAAGTTTTGGTAATCCAGTGATTTGTGAATTAGAAGAAGACTTTATAAGAGAAAATTTAGATTGTTTTTTAAAACAAATAATTTCATAA
- the aroA gene encoding 3-phosphoshikimate 1-carboxyvinyltransferase: MRNSQLEKIRLVGDVTIPGDKSISHRAIMFGSLAKGTTKITNFLLGEDCLSTIACFRKLGVQIEVSEDEVVVYGKGIEGLKEAHEVLDVGNSGTTARLMMGILSGLPFHSVIIGDESIGKRPMKRVTKPLKMMGTSIDGREDATYTPISIRGGSLNSISYASPVSSAQVKSSILLAGLFAKGTTTVTEPEKSRDHTERMLKAFGCELVVNGNKVSINGNQVLTATDVIVPGDISSAAFFLVAGSIVPNSEILLKNVGVNPTRTGILTVLERMGANITLEDEKVVNGEPIANIRVKSANLKSTVIGGAEIPTCIDELPILALAAALADGETIIKDAEELRVKETDRIQTVVTELTNLGVSIEATKDGMIIQGNSSLIGANVNSHGDHRMGMMLSIAALLAKGDTIIENTECIAVSFPNFKEQLNELIK, from the coding sequence ATGAGAAATTCCCAGTTAGAAAAAATCCGTTTAGTTGGTGATGTGACAATTCCAGGAGATAAATCAATATCTCATAGAGCAATTATGTTTGGATCATTAGCGAAAGGGACTACAAAGATTACTAACTTTCTATTAGGTGAAGATTGTTTAAGTACGATTGCGTGTTTTAGAAAATTAGGTGTACAAATCGAAGTATCAGAAGATGAAGTAGTCGTTTATGGTAAAGGTATTGAAGGACTTAAAGAGGCACATGAAGTACTTGATGTAGGAAATTCGGGAACAACAGCAAGATTAATGATGGGAATATTAAGTGGTTTACCTTTCCATTCAGTTATTATTGGTGATGAATCTATTGGTAAAAGACCAATGAAGCGAGTTACAAAACCTTTAAAAATGATGGGAACTTCTATAGATGGACGTGAAGACGCTACATATACACCTATTTCTATTAGAGGAGGTTCACTAAATAGTATTTCTTATGCTTCTCCTGTTTCAAGTGCACAAGTTAAATCTTCAATTTTACTAGCTGGTTTATTCGCAAAAGGTACAACGACTGTGACTGAACCAGAGAAGTCTCGTGATCATACTGAAAGAATGCTAAAGGCATTTGGTTGTGAGTTAGTAGTTAATGGAAACAAAGTATCGATTAATGGAAACCAAGTATTAACTGCAACAGATGTTATTGTACCAGGGGACATTTCATCAGCTGCATTTTTCTTAGTAGCAGGGTCGATTGTTCCTAATAGCGAAATATTGTTAAAAAATGTAGGGGTAAACCCTACTAGAACAGGGATATTAACAGTTTTAGAAAGAATGGGTGCTAATATAACATTAGAGGATGAAAAAGTTGTAAACGGAGAACCAATTGCAAATATACGAGTGAAATCAGCCAATTTAAAATCAACTGTAATCGGTGGGGCTGAAATTCCTACGTGTATCGATGAGTTACCGATTTTAGCCCTAGCAGCAGCTTTAGCAGATGGAGAGACTATTATTAAGGATGCCGAAGAGTTAAGAGTAAAGGAAACAGATCGTATCCAGACTGTTGTAACAGAACTTACAAATCTTGGTGTAAGCATTGAAGCAACAAAAGATGGTATGATTATACAAGGGAATAGTTCTTTAATAGGTGCTAATGTAAATTCACATGGAGATCATCGAATGGGAATGATGCTTTCAATAGCTGCATTACTTGCTAAAGGTGATACAATTATTGAAAATACAGAATGTATAGCTGTATCTTTTCCGAACTTTAAAGAGCAATTAAATGAATTAATTAAGTAG
- a CDS encoding tetratricopeptide repeat protein, producing MSLYEAVQLIENGHTEKGLDLLRKNLKSANDEEKYEAALLFQSLGFVEDAKNIIEDLVYLYDDDDDLKIMYAEILLDLDLEDDALEILLAIKDDSESRVQALLLMADLYQVQGLDEVAEQKLFEAKRILPNEPVVDFALGEYYFSKYDYKKAIPFYEKLANQEIEVSGVNKDLRLAECLSAEGEWEEAISYYEKGIQTTKDFHTLLGYGITLFQAERYAASIPVFEEAIFFDPEYLVAHLWLSKAHDLEGQIQEGYDILQKALLVDETNVECLLSAAKLARKMKNLDASKKHLQEALIYDPSLIEAVQLLVGILFEEEDFDDIISTIELAIEHGASDPHFNWDLGKAYYGNENYELALNQYRLAYNDFNQEISFLKEYGDLLFEEGLVQEAKEVYSKLVDDEYLQEEVRERLERINEIL from the coding sequence ATGAGTTTATACGAAGCTGTTCAGTTAATAGAGAACGGTCATACTGAAAAGGGATTAGATTTATTAAGAAAGAATTTAAAATCTGCTAACGATGAAGAAAAATACGAAGCAGCACTTCTTTTTCAATCATTAGGATTTGTTGAAGATGCGAAAAATATCATTGAAGATTTAGTATACTTATATGATGACGACGATGATCTTAAAATAATGTATGCAGAAATATTGTTGGATCTAGATTTAGAAGACGACGCTTTAGAGATTTTACTTGCCATAAAGGATGATAGTGAAAGTCGAGTTCAAGCACTATTATTAATGGCTGATCTATATCAAGTTCAGGGACTTGATGAAGTAGCTGAACAAAAATTATTTGAAGCAAAAAGAATTTTACCGAATGAACCTGTAGTAGATTTCGCATTAGGGGAGTATTATTTTAGTAAATATGATTATAAAAAAGCCATTCCATTTTACGAAAAACTTGCTAATCAAGAAATTGAAGTGAGTGGAGTAAATAAAGATTTAAGACTTGCTGAATGTTTAAGTGCTGAAGGTGAATGGGAAGAAGCAATTTCTTATTATGAAAAAGGAATTCAGACAACAAAGGACTTCCATACACTATTAGGATATGGAATTACGCTATTTCAAGCTGAACGTTATGCAGCCTCTATTCCTGTGTTCGAAGAGGCAATCTTCTTTGACCCTGAATATTTGGTAGCACATTTATGGCTAAGTAAAGCACATGACCTTGAAGGCCAAATTCAAGAAGGCTATGATATATTACAAAAAGCTTTACTTGTTGATGAAACAAATGTAGAATGCCTTTTATCAGCAGCAAAATTAGCGCGTAAAATGAAGAATTTAGATGCAAGTAAAAAACATTTACAGGAAGCATTAATTTATGATCCATCGCTAATTGAGGCAGTTCAGTTATTAGTCGGAATTCTTTTCGAAGAGGAAGATTTTGATGACATAATTAGTACAATTGAACTAGCCATTGAGCATGGAGCTTCAGATCCTCATTTTAATTGGGACTTAGGCAAAGCATATTATGGAAATGAAAATTATGAATTGGCATTAAATCAATATCGTCTAGCATATAATGACTTTAACCAGGAAATTTCCTTCTTAAAGGAATACGGAGACCTATTGTTTGAAGAAGGCTTAGTACAAGAAGCAAAAGAGGTTTACAGTAAACTTGTAGACGATGAATATCTACAGGAAGAAGTAAGAGAGCGTCTTGAAAGAATAAATGAAATTCTGTAG
- a CDS encoding ReoY family proteolytic degradation factor yields MATPVSVNEKKDFVKWFLSNFQLKQRECVWILNYLMSHDYLMKKVHFVEQSKYCPRGLVMSTNCVKEVPFHFYKQNVMTTDAEKSFHDIRLNRDEDIYIQLNFKSSFQYPMFVSVLEENPHIPKNLNSNEKDRVIAEKLLSDSIINFQKDRLMKMIDEALDKQDKKLFQELTKQLNSLT; encoded by the coding sequence ATGGCAACCCCTGTATCTGTGAATGAGAAGAAAGATTTTGTAAAGTGGTTTCTGAGTAATTTTCAGTTAAAGCAAAGAGAATGTGTTTGGATTTTAAATTACCTAATGAGCCATGATTATTTAATGAAAAAGGTTCATTTTGTAGAACAGTCTAAATATTGTCCACGAGGGTTAGTGATGTCGACAAACTGTGTTAAAGAAGTACCATTTCATTTTTATAAACAAAATGTTATGACGACGGATGCAGAGAAATCATTTCACGATATTCGACTAAATAGGGATGAGGATATTTATATCCAACTCAATTTTAAATCTTCTTTTCAATATCCGATGTTTGTTTCAGTTTTAGAAGAGAACCCGCATATACCAAAAAACTTAAATAGTAACGAAAAAGACCGCGTAATTGCTGAAAAGCTATTGTCAGATTCAATTATTAATTTCCAAAAAGACAGATTGATGAAGATGATTGATGAAGCTCTAGATAAACAAGACAAAAAGCTTTTCCAAGAATTAACTAAGCAACTAAATTCATTAACTTAA
- a CDS encoding DUF2487 family protein, with amino-acid sequence MKWTTNELNQVIENLEYIDTIIIPLCPVSLKKENIGLAEQREDLIILTSELERTYKGRVVIAPEFTYLPEESNKISRLKAWNEEFKASGIKHVFYLTCDFDWRQSEAEMDESLIWLPNLNINSLDEASQRVIVDKQLSHINALFSKIWG; translated from the coding sequence ATGAAATGGACAACTAATGAATTAAATCAAGTTATTGAGAATCTGGAATACATCGATACGATCATTATTCCACTGTGTCCTGTTTCTTTGAAAAAAGAAAATATTGGTCTAGCTGAGCAAAGAGAGGACTTAATAATTCTTACTTCAGAACTTGAACGTACATATAAAGGCAGAGTTGTAATCGCTCCGGAATTTACTTATTTACCTGAAGAATCTAATAAAATAAGCCGATTAAAAGCTTGGAATGAAGAGTTTAAAGCTAGTGGGATTAAGCATGTTTTTTATTTAACATGTGATTTTGATTGGAGACAGTCAGAAGCTGAAATGGATGAATCATTAATTTGGTTACCTAATTTAAATATCAATAGCTTAGATGAAGCATCACAACGAGTAATAGTAGATAAACAATTATCTCACATAAATGCATTATTTTCTAAAATATGGGGATAA
- a CDS encoding ubiquinol-cytochrome c reductase iron-sulfur subunit yields MSEKVSRRQFLNYTLTGVGGFMAAGMLMPLARFAIDPVLQKEAAGAMVQVGLVKDLSTDPKRFDFKVAQVDGWVKSDASHIAWVYKNSNGDIVALSPTCKHLGCTVGWNDNKDFPNQFFCPCHGGRYHKDGKNIKGTPPLGPLDNYAVKVKGDSFYLGKLQPNTGGK; encoded by the coding sequence ATGAGTGAAAAGGTTTCAAGACGCCAGTTTTTAAACTACACTTTAACAGGTGTAGGCGGCTTTATGGCAGCAGGAATGCTTATGCCATTGGCTCGTTTTGCCATTGACCCAGTCTTACAAAAAGAAGCAGCTGGAGCAATGGTGCAAGTTGGACTAGTTAAAGATTTATCTACTGACCCGAAGCGCTTTGACTTTAAAGTTGCGCAGGTTGATGGTTGGGTTAAATCTGATGCGTCACACATTGCATGGGTGTACAAGAATTCGAATGGAGACATCGTTGCGTTATCACCTACTTGTAAGCATTTAGGCTGTACAGTTGGTTGGAATGACAATAAAGATTTTCCAAATCAATTCTTCTGTCCATGTCATGGCGGTCGTTACCATAAGGATGGTAAAAACATTAAAGGTACACCACCGCTTGGTCCACTAGACAACTATGCAGTAAAAGTGAAAGGTGATTCTTTCTATCTTGGTAAACTACAACCAAATACAGGAGGTAAATAA